The sequence CGTTACCTGACCGTCGCCCTCGCGGTGCTCCAGGGCACCGGGCTCGTCGCGACCGCGCGCAGCGGCGCGATCTTCCAGGGCTGCTCGGTCGCCGGGGACATCGTCCCGGACCAGTCGATCTTCACGACGATCGTCATGGTCCTCACGATGACCGCCGGTACCGCCACCGTCATGTGGCTCGGCGAGCTGGTCACCGACCGCGGCATCGGCAACGGCATGTCGATCCTCATGTTCGTCTCGATCGCGGCCGGCTTCCCCGGCTCGCTCTGGGCGATCAAGAAGGGCGGCGACCTCGCCGGCGGCTGGATCGAGTTCGGCACCGTGATCCTCGTGGGCCTCGTCATGGTCGCCCTGGTGGTCTTCGTCGAGCAGGCCCAGCGCCGTATCCCGGTCCAGTACGCGAAGCGCATGATCGGCCGCCGCTCCTACGGGGGGACGTCCACGTACATCCCGCTCAAGGTGAACCAGGCGGGCGTGATCCCTGTGATCTTCGCCTCGTCGCTGCTCTACATCCCGGCGCTCATCGTCCAGTTCACCGATTCGCAGGCGAGCTGGGCCACGTGGATTCGTGACAATCTGGCGGATACTTCCGCCTGGCCGCACGTGGTTCTGTACTTCTTGCTCATCGTCTTCTTCGCGTTCTTCTACGTGGCCATCTCGTTCAACCCCGAAGAAGTCGCGGACAACATGAAGAAGTATGGTGGGTTCATCCCGGGCATCCGGGCTGGCCGACCGACCGCCGAGTACCTGAGCTACGTACTCAACCGGATCACCTGGCCGGGCTCGCTGTACTTGGGGCTGATCGCGCTGGTGCCGACGTTGGCACTTGCCGGCTTCGGGGCGAATTCCAACTTCCCGTTCGGCGGGACGAGCATCCTGATCATCGTGGGTGTGGGTCTGGAGACCGTGAAGCAGATCGAGAGCCAGCTCCAGCAGCGCAACTACGAAGGGTTCCTCCGCTGATGCGTATCGTCCTCGTCGGGCCGCCTGGGGCGGGCAAGGGAACGCAGGCCGCGTTCCTCGCCAAGAAGCTGTCGATCCCGCACATCTCCACCGGAGACCTGTTCCGGGCGAACATCAGCCAGGGCACCGAACTGGGCAAGCGCGCGAAGTCCTACATGGACGCGGGCAACCTGGTTCCGGACGAGGTCACCATCGGGATGGCGAAGGACCGCATGGAGCAGGAGGACGCCGCGAACGGCTTCCTGCTCGACGGCTTCCCCCGCAACGTCGGCCAGGCCGAGGCCCTGGACGGCATCCTCAAGGAGTGGGGCGTGCGTCTCGACGCGGTCCTGGACCTGGAGGTCCCCGAGGACGAGGTGGTCAAGCGCATCGCGGGCCGCCGCATCTGCCGCAACGACTCCAGTCACGTCTTCCACGTCACGTACAGCAAGCCGAAGCAGGAGGGCGTCTGCGACGTCTGCGGCGGCGAGCTGTACCAGCGGGACGACGACAAGGAGGAGACGGTCCGCAAGCGCCTGGAGGTCTACCACACGGAGACCGAGCCGATCATCGACTTCTACCGGGCGCAGGACCTCGTGAAGACGATCCCGGCGCTCGGCAAGGTGAACGAGGTCACCGAGCGGGCGCTGGCGGCGCTGGAGGGCTGAGGCCCGCCTCGCTCGCGGTGGCGCGCTGTCGCCGCTCACGCACGTACACGCTACGGCCGTGCCCCTTCGCGGGGTGCGGCCGTAGTGTTGTGCCCGGGGGTACGGGGCGCGCCCGCTCGCCGGTCGCCCGTACCGCCCCAGACCTCTTATCCGTACCACCAGAACAACAGGAGCCGTGAGCATGGGCGTGGTCGAGATCAAGACCCCGGAGCAGATCGCGAAGATGCGTGAGGCGGGTCTTGTCGTCGCCGCCGTGCACCGCGCGACGCGCGAGGCGGCCGTGCCGGGCGCGACGACGCGCGACCTCGACCAGGTGGCGCGCAAGGTGCTCGCGGAGCACGGCGCGAAGCCGAACTTCCTCGGGTACGGGGGCTTCCCCGCGACGATCTGCACCTCGGTGAACGACGTCGTGGTGCACGGCATCCCGGACGACGAGACGGTGCTCAAGGACGGCGACCTCATCTCGATCGACGCCGGGGCCATCATCGACGGCTGGCACGGGGACGCGGCCTTCACGGCCTTCGTGGGCTCGGGTCACGCTCCGGAGCTGGTCGAGCTGTCGCGGGTGACCGAGGAGTCGATGTGGGCGGGGATCGCCGCGATGAAGCTCGGCAACCGGCTCGTGGACGTCTCGCGCGCGATCGAGACGTACATCCGCCGGCAGCCGAAGCCGGGCGGCGGCAAGTACGGGATCATCGAGGACTACGGCGGGCACGGCATCGGCACCGCGATGCACATGGAGCCGCACCTGCTGAACTACGTCGAGCGGCGGCGCGGCAAGGGGCCGAAGCTCGTGCCCGGGTTCTGCCTCGCGATCGAGCCGATGGTGTCGCTCGGCTCGCCGCGGACGGAGGTCCTGGAGGACGAGTGGACGGTGGAGACGATCGACCACTCGTGGTCCTCGCACTGGGAGCACTCGGTCGCTCTGACCGCTGAGGGGCCGCTCGTGCTGACCGCCGAGGACGGCGGGAAGGCGAAGCTCGCCGCGATGGGCGTCACGGCGGCCCCGGACCCGCTGGGCTGACCTTTTGTCCTCAATCGCCGGACGGGCTGGAGAAAACCAGCCCGTCCGGCGATTGCTGGTTGAGAGGGGGCTCTCGTGGGCAGACATAGGCGATTCGTGTTTCTTCGAGGGGTGACGTAGACTCGGTCGTCGGCTCTCGTGTATCGGCATGTCCGCGACACGGAGTCGGCCAAGGTAGTCGATTCGAAGGGCGAAGCGTGGCCAAGAAGCAAGGTGCCATCGAGATCGAGGGCACTGTCGTCGAGTCTCTGCCGAACGCGATGTTCAAGGTCGAGCTCCAGAACGGCCACCAGGTCCTGGCACACATCAGCGGCAAGATGCGTATGCACTACATCCGCATCCTCCCTGACGACCGGGTCGTGGTGGAGCTGTCTCCGTACGACCTGACGCGTGGCCGGATCGTCTACCGGTACAAGTAGATCTGCCCTCGCCCGCCCCCCGGCTCCCGTGGAGCGGGCACTGACCCGGAGAACCTCACAGCAATGAAGGTCAAGCCGAGCGTCAAGAAGATCTGCGACAAGTGCAGGGTGATCCGCCGTCACGGCCGGGTCATGGTCATCTGCGACAACCCGCGCCACAAGCAGCGCCAGGGCTGACCCAGATCCCTCCCCGCGTTCGCAGTTCTCTCGCGTGACGTAGCAAAGTACATATACGCAGGACCCGTCCCTCTTCTTCGCGCCCATGGAGTGATCCATCGGTCCGAGGAGGGCGACACCCCCGGCGCGGAGGCCGGGGACCCAGTCCGTACCAGGCCCGTATGGGGCCTCGGCGGTTGGGAGCGGTGCTGCGGCAGACCTCCGAAGCATTCACAGGAGCCTTGAATGGCACGCCTTGAAGGTGTGGACCTCCCGCGCGAAAAGCGCGTCGAGGTCGCCCTCACGTACGTGTTCGGTATTGGCCGGACGCTGTCCAAGCAGACGCTGGCCGCGACCGGTGTCGACCCCAACACCCGCGTCCGCGACCTTGCCGAGGAAGACCTCGTCAAGATCCGCGAGTACGTGGACGCCAACATCCAGACCGAGGGTGACCTCCGTCGCGAGATCCAGGCCGACATCCGCCGCAAGGTCGAGATCGGCTGCTACCAGGGTCTTCGCCACCGTCGCGGCCTTCCCGTCCACGGCCAGCGCACCAGCACGAACGCCCGTACCCGCAAGGGCCCGCGTCGCGCGATCGCCGGCAAGAAGAAGCCGGGCAAGAAGTAGTCCTCAGCAGTCGACCGTCGATCGACAGCGTCGCGCTGTAGGACCGACCACCTCCACGGGAGTAATACATGCCTCCGAAGGGCCGTCAGGGCGCTACCAAGAAGGTGCGCCGCAAGGAAAAGAAGAACGTCGCTCACGGGCACGCCCACATCAAGAGCACGTTCAACAACACGATCATCTCGATCACCGACCCGACCGGGAACGTGATCTCCTGGGCCTCCGCCGGCCACGTCGGCTTCAAGGGCTCGCGCAAGTCCACCCCCTTCGCCGCGCAGATGGCCGCCGAGTCGGCCGCCCGCCGCGCGCAGGAGCACGGCATGCGCAAGGTCGACGTCTTCGTCAAGGGTCCCGGCTCCGGCCGTGAGACCGCGATCCGCTCGCTCCAGGCCACCGGCCTGGAGGTCGGCTCGATCCAGGACGTCACCCCCACGCCGCACAACGGCTGCCGTCCCCCCAAGCGCCGCCGCGTTTGAGTCGACTGCCGGGACCGCCGGTCCCGGATCGCCGTGAGGTGGTGCCGTACGGCCCAGGGGTGCACACCCCCGGGCCGTACGGCCGCCTCCGGCCCCCGTAGGGCGTCAAATAGTGGTCGCCCACGACAGAAGGAAATACACGCATGCTGATCGCTCAGCGTCCGTCGCTGACCGAAGAGGTCGTCGACGAGTTCCGCTCGCGGTTCGTCATCGAGCCGCTGGAGCCGGGCTTCGGTTACACCCTCGGCAACTCCCTGCGCCGCACGCTCCTCTCCTCGATCCCGGGTGCCGCTGTCACCTCGATCCGGATCGACGGCGTCCTGCACGAGTTCACCACCGTGCCGGGTGTCAAGGAGGACGTGACCGACCTCATCCTCAACATCAAGCAGCTCGTCGTCTCCTCGGAGCACGACGAGCCCGTCGTGATGTACCTGCGCAAGCAGGGCCCGGGTGTCGTCACCGCCGCCGACATCGCGCCCCCGGCCGGTGTCGAGGTGCACAACCCCGACCTCGTGCTCGCCACGCTCAACGCCAAGGGCAAGCTGGAGATGGAGCTGACCGTCGAGCGCGGTCGCGGCTACGTCTCCGCCGTCCAGAACAAGCAGGCGGGCCAGGAGATCGGCCGTATCCCGGTCGACTCCATCTACTCCCCGGTGCTCAAGGTCACGTACAAGGTCGAGGCGACCCGTGTCGAGCAGCGCACCGACTTCGACAAGCTCATCGTCGACGTCGAGACCAAGCAGGCCATGCGGCCCCGTGACGCCATGGCGTCCGCGGGCAAGACGCTGGTCGAGCTCTTCGGCCTCGCGCGCGAGCTGAACGTCGACGCCGAGGGCATCGACATGGGCCCGTCCCCGACGGACGCCGCGCTCGCCGCCGATCTCGCGCTGCCGATCGAGGAGCTGGAGCTCACGGTCCGCTCGTACAACTGCCTCAAGCGGGAAGGCATCCACTCGGTGGGCGAGCTCGTCGCCCGTTCCGAGGCCGACCTGCTCGACATCCGCAACTTCGGCGCGAAGTCGATCGACGAGGTCAAGGCGAAGCTCGCGGGTATGGGCCTGGCGCTCAAGGACTCGCCTCCCGGCTTCGACCCGACGTCGGCCGCCGACACGTTCGGCGCGGACGACGACGCGGACGCGGGCTTCGTGGAGACCGAGCAGTACTGAGTTCCGCGGGGCGGGGGCGGGATCTCTGGTCTCGCCTCCGGCTCGGGGGTCCTCAAGCGCCGGACGGGCTGGATTCTCGTTCGGCGGGACGTCGGGTGCGGGTGCTTTCGCGCTTGGCGCTCGTCCTCAAGCGCCGGACGGGCTGGATTCTTTTCCGCCCGTACCGGATTCCGGACTTCGGGCCGGATCTCCGTCGGGGGTTTCCCCGCGCGGACACTGTCGTCGGTACCTCGTACGGCCGGCGCAGACACATGAGGAGTTGGATATGCCCAGGCCCACCAAGGGTGCTCGTCTCGGCGGCGGTGCCGCGCACGAGAAGCTGCTGCTCGCGAACCTCGCGAAGGCGCTGTTCGAGCACGGCAAGATCACCACGACCGAGGCGAAGGCGCGGCGGCTGCGGCCCTACGCCGAGCGTCTGGTGACCAAGGCGAAGAAGGGTGACCTTCACAACCGCCGTCAGGTCCTCCAGGTCATCACCGACAAGAGCGTCGTCCACACGCTCTTCACGGAGATCGGCCCGCGTTACGAGAACCGCCCGGGTGGCTACACCCGTATCACCAAGATCGGCAACCGCCGGGGCGACAACGCGCCCATGGCGGTCATCGAGCTGGTGGAGGCCCTGACCGTGGCCCAGCAGGCCACCGGTGAGGCCGAGGCCGCGACGAAGCGCGCGGTCAAGGAGGACGAGGCCAAGGCCGAGTCCACCGAGGAGTCGAAGGACGCCTGAGTCCGCGAGGACTCGAACAGACAGCGGGCCCGTCCCTTCGGGGGCGGGCCCGCTGCCGTACCACAGAGAGGGAGGGCGGCCGTGCGGCTGCGGCTGGACCTGAGTTACGACGGCACGGACTTCCACGGCTGGGCCAGGCAGCCCGGCGGGCGGCGCACGGTGCAGGAGACGCTGGAGGAGGCGCTGCGCGTCGTGACGCGCGCCCCGGCCCCGTACGAGCTGACCGTCGCCGGGCGGACGGACGCCGGGGTGCACGCGCGCGGGCAGGTCGCGCACGTCGGGATGGCGGACGAGGTGTGGGCCGAGCACGGCGAGAAGCTGCTCAAGCGGCTGGCCGGGCGGCTGCCGAAGGACGTCAGGGTGTGGCGGGTCGCCCCCGCGCCCGAGGGCTTCGAGGCGCGGTTCTCCGCGATCTGGCGGCGGTACGCGTACCGCGTCGCCGACCAGGCGGGCGGCGTGGACCCGCTGCTGCGCGGGCACGTGCTGTGGCACGACAGGCCGCTCGACATCGACGCGATGAACGAGGCGGCCGAAGGGCTGCTCGGGGAGCACGACTTCGCCGCGTACTGCAAGAAGCGCGAGGGCGCGACGACCATCCGCGAGATGCAGCAGCTCTTCTGGACGCGGCGCGCGGACGGTGTCCTGGAGGCGACGGTGCGCGCGGACGCCTTCTGCCACAACATGGTGCGCTCGCTCGTCGGGGCGCTGCTCTTCGTCGGGGACGGGCACAGGCCGCCGTCCTGGCCCGCGAAGGTGCTCGCGGCCGGGGTGCGGGACTCGGCGGTGCACGTCGTACGGCCCGTGGGGCTCACGCTCGAAGAGGTCGGGTACCCGGCCGACGCGCTCCTCGCGGCGCGCAGCGTCGAGGCGCGGAACATGCGGACGCTCAAGACGGCGGCCGACAACCCGTCGAGCGTGTGCGGGGGTTGTGACTGAGTGAGGGGGGACGCTTGACCTCGCGGCCTCCCGGCTCGTATATGCTCGCGAACTCCGGGTGAGTTCTTCGAACGGCTCGCCGAAAGAGTTCGGGGTCCTTGAGGCCCGGGGGTTTGTATGAGTGCCGTCCATTCCGCATCGCGCGAGACGCCTCAGCCCGGCCGCCGCAGGCGCTCCGGCGGGGGCGCGGCCGAGTGGCGCCGGGCGGTGGCGCACAGCCACGGGCTGCTGCCGCAGCCGCCCGACGACCGCGAGAAGTACTCGTACGCGCAGCGCAACCGCTGGGTCCTGACGGCCGGTTCGTTCATCAGTTTCGCGTGCCTGGGCCTCAGTCAGCTCATGTTCACGGCGTCGAGCCCCTGGTTCTGGGTCATGATGCCGCTGCTCGCCTTCGTCGTCGTGGACTACCTGCTCTCCTTCGTGCTCGACAGCTTCAGCAAGGACTTCGACCTCAAGAAGCACCGCTCCCTCGTGCGCTCCTGGCGGCCCGCCGCGTACCCGAGCGTGGACGTGTACCTGCCGGTGTGCGGGGAGCCGATCGAGGTCCTGCACAACACGTGGACGCACGTGCGCGCGCTGAGCGGCACGTACGCGGGGCCCGTCGAGGTGCACGTCCTCGACGACGCGGACGACCCGGACGTGGCCCGGATGGCCGCCGACTTCGGCTTCCGCTACCTCGTGCGCCCCAACCGCGGCTGGTTCAAGAAGGCCGGGAACCTGCGGCACGCCTTCGAGCGCACCCACGGGGAGCACATCCTCATCCTGGACGCCGACTTCGCCCCGCGCGCCGACCTGCTCGACGAACTCCTCCCGCACATGGACGAGGAGAAGGTCGCGATCGTCCAGTCCCCGCAGTTCTTCCGCATCGTCGACCGGCAGAACTGGATCGAGCGCGGGGCGGGCGCGGTGCAGGAGCAGTTCTACCGCTCCGTGCAGACCTCCCGCGAGGACAAGGACGGCTCGATCTGCGTCGGCTCCTGCGCGGTCTACCGGCGCTCCGCGCTCGACGAGATCGGCGGCATCTCGCTCATCGAGCACTCCGAGGACATGTACACCGGCTTCGACCTGCGGGCGCTCGGCTGGAAGCTGCGGTACGTGCCCGTCGCGCTCTCCGCCGGGGTCTGCCCCGACACCGCGGGGGCCTTCCACAACCAGCAGTACCGCTGGTGCATGGGATCGCTGTCGCTCCTCACCTCGAAGTCCTTCTGGCAGATGGACCTCAGGCTGCTGACACGGCTCTGCTACGTCTCCGGCTTCCTCTACTACCTCCAGACCGCGCTGCTCACCTTCATCGCCCCGCTCATCCCGCTCTCGCTGCTCCTGCTCCGCCCCGACCTGCTGCGCGCGCAGGCCGGTCTGCTGATCCTGCCGAGCGTCTTCTACGTGACCCTCGTGCTGCCGCTGTGGCACCGCGCCCCCTACCGGCTCGAAGCCTGGGCGGTGCGGATCATGTACGGCTGGTCGCACGTCTTCGCGGTGTGGGACGTGCTGCGCGGGCGGCCCATGGGCTGGAAGCCGACCGGCTCGGACGGCGCGAAGAAGAACGGCATGGGCCGCTACTGGGCCGGGATGATCGGCTGGACCGGCGGCACCGCCGTGCTGTGGGTCGCGGTCTCGGGCTGGCGGCTGCTCACGGGGTACCCGCCGGACTACGCCCTGATGCTCTCGGGCGGGCTCTTCTACGCGGCCGTCGTCGCCCGCGTCCTCGTACAACCGCGTGCCGCCAGGGCGCAGGCCCCGCTGCCGCCCACCCCTCAGGAAGCCCTCGTATGACCGTCTCCCCCCAGGGAGTTCCCGCATGACCTCCCCCCACACCACGGCGTTCCCGCGCCGGGCCGCGCTCGGTGCCCTCGCGGGCGCCGCGGCGCTCGGTGCCGCGGGCTGCTCCGTCTTCAGCGACGAGGGCAGGTCGCAGTACGAGCGGGCGCAGGGCCACTCGGACGCGACCGCCTCAACGGACGCCGAGGGCGGGCCCTCGCCGAAGCCGAGCGAACTCCCGTACGACGTACGGCCCCTGCTCGCCCCGGCGAAGAAGTACTTCGGCGTCGCGCTCGACGGGGCGCCCGCCTCGGTCGCCCCGCTCGCGCGTTTCGCGAAGCAGGCCGGCAAGAAGCCCGACCTCGTCGAGTTCTACTCGGCGTGGGGCGACGCCTACGAGACGCGGCTCGCCGTCAACGCCTGGGACTACGGGGCGCTCCC comes from Streptomyces sp. Tu6071 and encodes:
- the truA gene encoding tRNA pseudouridine(38-40) synthase TruA yields the protein MRLRLDLSYDGTDFHGWARQPGGRRTVQETLEEALRVVTRAPAPYELTVAGRTDAGVHARGQVAHVGMADEVWAEHGEKLLKRLAGRLPKDVRVWRVAPAPEGFEARFSAIWRRYAYRVADQAGGVDPLLRGHVLWHDRPLDIDAMNEAAEGLLGEHDFAAYCKKREGATTIREMQQLFWTRRADGVLEATVRADAFCHNMVRSLVGALLFVGDGHRPPSWPAKVLAAGVRDSAVHVVRPVGLTLEEVGYPADALLAARSVEARNMRTLKTAADNPSSVCGGCD
- the rpmJ gene encoding 50S ribosomal protein L36 — its product is MKVKPSVKKICDKCRVIRRHGRVMVICDNPRHKQRQG
- a CDS encoding glycosyltransferase family 2 protein produces the protein MSAVHSASRETPQPGRRRRSGGGAAEWRRAVAHSHGLLPQPPDDREKYSYAQRNRWVLTAGSFISFACLGLSQLMFTASSPWFWVMMPLLAFVVVDYLLSFVLDSFSKDFDLKKHRSLVRSWRPAAYPSVDVYLPVCGEPIEVLHNTWTHVRALSGTYAGPVEVHVLDDADDPDVARMAADFGFRYLVRPNRGWFKKAGNLRHAFERTHGEHILILDADFAPRADLLDELLPHMDEEKVAIVQSPQFFRIVDRQNWIERGAGAVQEQFYRSVQTSREDKDGSICVGSCAVYRRSALDEIGGISLIEHSEDMYTGFDLRALGWKLRYVPVALSAGVCPDTAGAFHNQQYRWCMGSLSLLTSKSFWQMDLRLLTRLCYVSGFLYYLQTALLTFIAPLIPLSLLLLRPDLLRAQAGLLILPSVFYVTLVLPLWHRAPYRLEAWAVRIMYGWSHVFAVWDVLRGRPMGWKPTGSDGAKKNGMGRYWAGMIGWTGGTAVLWVAVSGWRLLTGYPPDYALMLSGGLFYAAVVARVLVQPRAARAQAPLPPTPQEALV
- the infA gene encoding translation initiation factor IF-1 — translated: MAKKQGAIEIEGTVVESLPNAMFKVELQNGHQVLAHISGKMRMHYIRILPDDRVVVELSPYDLTRGRIVYRYK
- the rpsK gene encoding 30S ribosomal protein S11; this translates as MPPKGRQGATKKVRRKEKKNVAHGHAHIKSTFNNTIISITDPTGNVISWASAGHVGFKGSRKSTPFAAQMAAESAARRAQEHGMRKVDVFVKGPGSGRETAIRSLQATGLEVGSIQDVTPTPHNGCRPPKRRRV
- the map gene encoding type I methionyl aminopeptidase, translating into MVEIKTPEQIAKMREAGLVVAAVHRATREAAVPGATTRDLDQVARKVLAEHGAKPNFLGYGGFPATICTSVNDVVVHGIPDDETVLKDGDLISIDAGAIIDGWHGDAAFTAFVGSGHAPELVELSRVTEESMWAGIAAMKLGNRLVDVSRAIETYIRRQPKPGGGKYGIIEDYGGHGIGTAMHMEPHLLNYVERRRGKGPKLVPGFCLAIEPMVSLGSPRTEVLEDEWTVETIDHSWSSHWEHSVALTAEGPLVLTAEDGGKAKLAAMGVTAAPDPLG
- a CDS encoding adenylate kinase, with amino-acid sequence MRIVLVGPPGAGKGTQAAFLAKKLSIPHISTGDLFRANISQGTELGKRAKSYMDAGNLVPDEVTIGMAKDRMEQEDAANGFLLDGFPRNVGQAEALDGILKEWGVRLDAVLDLEVPEDEVVKRIAGRRICRNDSSHVFHVTYSKPKQEGVCDVCGGELYQRDDDKEETVRKRLEVYHTETEPIIDFYRAQDLVKTIPALGKVNEVTERALAALEG
- a CDS encoding DNA-directed RNA polymerase subunit alpha, with the protein product MLIAQRPSLTEEVVDEFRSRFVIEPLEPGFGYTLGNSLRRTLLSSIPGAAVTSIRIDGVLHEFTTVPGVKEDVTDLILNIKQLVVSSEHDEPVVMYLRKQGPGVVTAADIAPPAGVEVHNPDLVLATLNAKGKLEMELTVERGRGYVSAVQNKQAGQEIGRIPVDSIYSPVLKVTYKVEATRVEQRTDFDKLIVDVETKQAMRPRDAMASAGKTLVELFGLARELNVDAEGIDMGPSPTDAALAADLALPIEELELTVRSYNCLKREGIHSVGELVARSEADLLDIRNFGAKSIDEVKAKLAGMGLALKDSPPGFDPTSAADTFGADDDADAGFVETEQY
- the rplQ gene encoding 50S ribosomal protein L17, producing MPRPTKGARLGGGAAHEKLLLANLAKALFEHGKITTTEAKARRLRPYAERLVTKAKKGDLHNRRQVLQVITDKSVVHTLFTEIGPRYENRPGGYTRITKIGNRRGDNAPMAVIELVEALTVAQQATGEAEAATKRAVKEDEAKAESTEESKDA
- the secY gene encoding preprotein translocase subunit SecY yields the protein MLTAFARAFKTPDLRKKLLFTLGIIVIYRLGTHVPIPGVNYKNVQTCIDQANTNSGLFGLVNLFSGGALLQITIFALGILPYITSSIILQLLTVVIPRLEALKKEGQSGTAKITQYTRYLTVALAVLQGTGLVATARSGAIFQGCSVAGDIVPDQSIFTTIVMVLTMTAGTATVMWLGELVTDRGIGNGMSILMFVSIAAGFPGSLWAIKKGGDLAGGWIEFGTVILVGLVMVALVVFVEQAQRRIPVQYAKRMIGRRSYGGTSTYIPLKVNQAGVIPVIFASSLLYIPALIVQFTDSQASWATWIRDNLADTSAWPHVVLYFLLIVFFAFFYVAISFNPEEVADNMKKYGGFIPGIRAGRPTAEYLSYVLNRITWPGSLYLGLIALVPTLALAGFGANSNFPFGGTSILIIVGVGLETVKQIESQLQQRNYEGFLR
- the rpsM gene encoding 30S ribosomal protein S13, with the protein product MARLEGVDLPREKRVEVALTYVFGIGRTLSKQTLAATGVDPNTRVRDLAEEDLVKIREYVDANIQTEGDLRREIQADIRRKVEIGCYQGLRHRRGLPVHGQRTSTNARTRKGPRRAIAGKKKPGKK